GCGCGGTGATCCGGTCCTCCCCTTCCGGGCCGCGCGTCGTGACCGCGAGCGTCCCAGCGTCCTCGCGCTCGACGCGAACCGCCTCCGTCTCGAACCGGATCTCTATGCCCGCCGCGTCGAGTTTTTCCCGCGTGATGTTCTTAAGGATCACAGGATCGAAGGCGTACTCCTTGACGGAGTAGACGGCCTCGACGAGATCGGGATTGAACAGACGCGCGATCTCAGGCTCCGCCGGTTCGATCGGCGAGCCGATCCTCGAGATGAAGCGCCGAAACTGCTCGGCGGTCACCTTCGAGAAGACCCTTCCGATCGCGTAGTACTTCTCGAAGTCACTGACGATGCACTCGGGATAGTCCCTGACGAACCGCGGGAAGTTCACGCGGCAGCGGAGCGCAGTCAGCAGGCTCCGCGGGTAGTGATACCCGTTGTGGACGCGGGCCTGGTTGACATACGAGGCCCGCTGGAGCAGGTCGGGCTCGCGTTCGATGACGACCGGTCGGAGCCCGAGCTCCTCCTTGAAGTGAATCGCCAGCGAGCTCCCGAAGAAGCCGCCGCCTACGATGATGCAGTCGTAATCGGGGGACCTTCGCACGGGCCCTTCCTGTCGGGACGGAGGAGGAAGCCTGTCCGAACGGGGCGCCGGACGCCCTTGAGGCCGCCAGCTTCACGAGCGGCCACTCCCCGATTGTAAGGGAGCACTCAGGGTGAAGCAACAGTGGCAGCACCGAGCCCCTCTCAACGGCGGCGCCGGCAGCAGACCCGTCGCCTGGTACGGGGATGTGCTAGACTGGGGGGTCGGCTTCAGGACAGCGCTTCACCGGAAGGAGAGTATGATGAAGGGAGTGCCGCTCATTCTCACGGCCGTG
The Candidatus Effluviviaceae Genus V sp. genome window above contains:
- a CDS encoding FAD-dependent oxidoreductase, whose product is MVGGGFFGSSLAIHFKEELGLRPVVIEREPDLLQRASYVNQARVHNGYHYPRSLLTALRCRVNFPRFVRDYPECIVSDFEKYYAIGRVFSKVTAEQFRRFISRIGSPIEPAEPEIARLFNPDLVEAVYSVKEYAFDPVILKNITREKLDAAGIEIRFETEAVRVEREDAGTLAVTTRGPEGEDRITAPSVQNCTYSGLNRLLSRSGLPNIYLKHELTEMALVEMPDELQGLSVTMMCGPFFSFMPFPPLGLYTLSHVRYTPHCEWYDHTGGKASDPYAYFDEVPKRSFGVHMIRDASRYIPSLAGCRQVDSLWEVKTVLPRSEVDDSRPVLYVTDWGLQNLTCLMGGKIDNIYDIIGFETERFKRTGVV